Proteins encoded together in one Cydia pomonella isolate Wapato2018A chromosome 10, ilCydPomo1, whole genome shotgun sequence window:
- the LOC133521891 gene encoding uncharacterized protein LOC133521891 isoform X2: MLAHLDLTVLLTLNAIILTSSDKIDIQKIPLAPNEASYLESKDVLLQMLEKKLKEIKDHKKLKSANGEVLPKNVDFNLKSNGISAVGEAELLLRYGTNGQGLVNMTAEGISNVGRVQLLLGTGDNGLRIPGLSNLFSGSSARSGDKNFDNQLQLVSQNDVNFGFRRQTNISSDNNTVDKVNEAVETVNAVKDDKAKGKIEEKDKVEALNGTATDNTAVAAKGDYVPIITKASNASANVASSGPVVNSDLSLKSDTASVNGVANNGESVNKVK, encoded by the exons ATGCTGGCACATTTGGATCTCACTGTTCTG TTGACATTAAACGCGATTATATTAACGTCGAGTGATAAGATTGATATACAAAAAATTCCACTGGCACCCAACGAAGCATCATACCTCGAGAGTAAAGATGTTTTACTGCAAATG ctagaaaaaaaattaaaagaaataaaagatCACAAGAAATTGAAAAGTGCGAACGGTGAAGTTTTACCAAAGAATGTAGATTTCAATCTGAAATCGAATGGTATTAGCGCTGTCGGCGAGGCTGAGCTTCTTCTGCGATACGGCACTAacg GTCAAGGATTAGTCAATATGACAGCCGAAGGCATATCTAATGTGGGAAGAGTGCAGTTACTTTTAGGGACTGGTGACAATGGCTTACGCATACCTGGTCTCAGTAATCTATTCTCTG GTTCATCAGCCAGATCCGGAGATAAAAATTTCGACAATCAGCTACAACTAGTCAGTCAGAATGATGTTAATTTTGGATTCAGAAGGCAAACTAACATCTCAAGTGATAATAATACTGTTGATAAAGTAAATGAAGCTGTAGAAACTGTCAATGCTGTAAAAGACGACAAAGCTAAAGGAAAAATAGAAGAGAAAGATAAAGTAGAAGCACTCAACGGTACAGCAACTGACAACACAGCGGTTGCAGCTAAAGGCGATTATGTACCAATAATAACAAAAGCAAGCAACGCTTCAGCTAATGTTGCAAGCAGCGGCCCGGTTGTAAACTCTGACCTTTCTTTAAAAAGTGACACTGCTTCTGTTAACGGTGTGGCAAACAATGGAGAAAGTGTAAACAAAGTTAAGTAA
- the LOC133521891 gene encoding uncharacterized protein LOC133521891 isoform X1: MSFRILDAVYGVVGLVLKLGNGIILLTLNAIILTSSDKIDIQKIPLAPNEASYLESKDVLLQMLEKKLKEIKDHKKLKSANGEVLPKNVDFNLKSNGISAVGEAELLLRYGTNGQGLVNMTAEGISNVGRVQLLLGTGDNGLRIPGLSNLFSGSSARSGDKNFDNQLQLVSQNDVNFGFRRQTNISSDNNTVDKVNEAVETVNAVKDDKAKGKIEEKDKVEALNGTATDNTAVAAKGDYVPIITKASNASANVASSGPVVNSDLSLKSDTASVNGVANNGESVNKVK, from the exons ATGAGTTTTCGCATTCTTGATGCGGTTTATGGGGTTGTTGGGTTGGTCTTGAAGCTTGGAAATGGCATAATTTTG TTGACATTAAACGCGATTATATTAACGTCGAGTGATAAGATTGATATACAAAAAATTCCACTGGCACCCAACGAAGCATCATACCTCGAGAGTAAAGATGTTTTACTGCAAATG ctagaaaaaaaattaaaagaaataaaagatCACAAGAAATTGAAAAGTGCGAACGGTGAAGTTTTACCAAAGAATGTAGATTTCAATCTGAAATCGAATGGTATTAGCGCTGTCGGCGAGGCTGAGCTTCTTCTGCGATACGGCACTAacg GTCAAGGATTAGTCAATATGACAGCCGAAGGCATATCTAATGTGGGAAGAGTGCAGTTACTTTTAGGGACTGGTGACAATGGCTTACGCATACCTGGTCTCAGTAATCTATTCTCTG GTTCATCAGCCAGATCCGGAGATAAAAATTTCGACAATCAGCTACAACTAGTCAGTCAGAATGATGTTAATTTTGGATTCAGAAGGCAAACTAACATCTCAAGTGATAATAATACTGTTGATAAAGTAAATGAAGCTGTAGAAACTGTCAATGCTGTAAAAGACGACAAAGCTAAAGGAAAAATAGAAGAGAAAGATAAAGTAGAAGCACTCAACGGTACAGCAACTGACAACACAGCGGTTGCAGCTAAAGGCGATTATGTACCAATAATAACAAAAGCAAGCAACGCTTCAGCTAATGTTGCAAGCAGCGGCCCGGTTGTAAACTCTGACCTTTCTTTAAAAAGTGACACTGCTTCTGTTAACGGTGTGGCAAACAATGGAGAAAGTGTAAACAAAGTTAAGTAA
- the LOC133521881 gene encoding uncharacterized protein LOC133521881 isoform X1, producing MFALSVLLAACSLVSGRDYRLRAMPSVSHSIVNLGKMEFNVYMNAKTAVPELPNNEYEMIHDTKPMHTIRSESAECPCQQNRLRNRNQDMHSPHDMLSKILMNDDLFSFKDTMSSPLCCSSHEQIQEEFFVEINPKTGPQSVPLRQNMPVFQHGAPMIQSIPPMPIMPIDKAYPKPMQFLPLIFDTLYPNKGPQRPKSKTLEIILFPTRKLVTTTPPTKTTEATTESDIQVVGDKKTTMVYDLIAANSSVKKDLKQEVGEHLKNMDAVIDTDKTTSAIQSNTL from the exons ATGTTCGCACTCTCGGTTCTACTGGCGGCGTGCTCGCTCGTCAGCGGGCGAGACTACCGGCTTAGGGCCATGCCGAGCGTGTCTCACTCCATCGTGAATCTCGGCAAGATGGAGTTCAATGTGTACATGAATGCTAAAACTGCag TTCCAGAGTTACCAAATAACGAATACGAGATGATACACGACACTAAACCCATGCACACTATACGATCAGAATCTGCAGAATGTCCTTGCCAGCAGAATCGTCTGAGGAACAGGAACCAAGACATGCACAGCCCACACGACATGCTcagcaaaattttaatgaacGACGATTTGTTCTCATTTAAAGACACCATGAGCTCGCCTCTCTGTTGTTCATCACATGAGCAAATTCAAGAGGAGTTTTTTGTCGAAATAAATCCCAAAACAGGTCCACAATCTGTGCCATTGCGCCAGAATATGCCAGTCTTTCAACATGGAGCACCAATGATACAAAGTATCCCTCCAATGCCAATAATGCCAATTGATAAGGCATACCCGAAACCAATGCAATTTCTGCCACTCATATTTGATACCCTTTACCCAAATAAGGGTCCACAGAGACCGAAATCCAAGACCCTTGAAATAATTCTGTTCCCGACGAGGAAACTTGTGACAACGACACCACCAACAAAGACAACCGAGGCCACAACAGAATCAGACATCCAAGTAGTTGGAGATAAGAAGACAACGATGGTGTATGACTTAATAGCTGCAAATTCTTCAGTAAAGAAGGATTTAAAGCAAGAAGTTGGGGAGCACTTGAAAAACATGGATGCTGTGATTGATACTGATAAAACTACCAGTGCAATCCAAAGCAATACACtttga
- the LOC133521881 gene encoding uncharacterized protein LOC133521881 isoform X2, with the protein MFALSVLLAACSLVSGRDYRLRAMPSVSHSIVNLGKMEFNVYMNAKTAELPNNEYEMIHDTKPMHTIRSESAECPCQQNRLRNRNQDMHSPHDMLSKILMNDDLFSFKDTMSSPLCCSSHEQIQEEFFVEINPKTGPQSVPLRQNMPVFQHGAPMIQSIPPMPIMPIDKAYPKPMQFLPLIFDTLYPNKGPQRPKSKTLEIILFPTRKLVTTTPPTKTTEATTESDIQVVGDKKTTMVYDLIAANSSVKKDLKQEVGEHLKNMDAVIDTDKTTSAIQSNTL; encoded by the exons ATGTTCGCACTCTCGGTTCTACTGGCGGCGTGCTCGCTCGTCAGCGGGCGAGACTACCGGCTTAGGGCCATGCCGAGCGTGTCTCACTCCATCGTGAATCTCGGCAAGATGGAGTTCAATGTGTACATGAATGCTAAAACTGCag AGTTACCAAATAACGAATACGAGATGATACACGACACTAAACCCATGCACACTATACGATCAGAATCTGCAGAATGTCCTTGCCAGCAGAATCGTCTGAGGAACAGGAACCAAGACATGCACAGCCCACACGACATGCTcagcaaaattttaatgaacGACGATTTGTTCTCATTTAAAGACACCATGAGCTCGCCTCTCTGTTGTTCATCACATGAGCAAATTCAAGAGGAGTTTTTTGTCGAAATAAATCCCAAAACAGGTCCACAATCTGTGCCATTGCGCCAGAATATGCCAGTCTTTCAACATGGAGCACCAATGATACAAAGTATCCCTCCAATGCCAATAATGCCAATTGATAAGGCATACCCGAAACCAATGCAATTTCTGCCACTCATATTTGATACCCTTTACCCAAATAAGGGTCCACAGAGACCGAAATCCAAGACCCTTGAAATAATTCTGTTCCCGACGAGGAAACTTGTGACAACGACACCACCAACAAAGACAACCGAGGCCACAACAGAATCAGACATCCAAGTAGTTGGAGATAAGAAGACAACGATGGTGTATGACTTAATAGCTGCAAATTCTTCAGTAAAGAAGGATTTAAAGCAAGAAGTTGGGGAGCACTTGAAAAACATGGATGCTGTGATTGATACTGATAAAACTACCAGTGCAATCCAAAGCAATACACtttga